The Primulina huaijiensis isolate GDHJ02 chromosome 12, ASM1229523v2, whole genome shotgun sequence genome has a window encoding:
- the LOC140990742 gene encoding uncharacterized protein, whose translation MYHPSRGGVRGGRDQFNWDDVKVDKHRENYLGHSLKAPVGRWQKGKDLHWYARDKKSESSNSDALKEEIRRIKEEEEQAMREALGLAPKRATKILGNRLDKHEFSELVKRSSTAEDLGAGHAEAAQVQGLGFSRGHRPAAESDLPSNLKSEGVEMVVSQPTLSSRNNEVSDYQSSEKKRKREENRDKHGKERNREQREGRHKQHSRDSDDHSKHKKDKGKRRHDSY comes from the exons AATTCAACTGGGACGATGTGAAAGTTGATAAACACCGAGAAAATTATTTAGGTCACAGCCTCAAGGCACCTGTTGGAAGATGGCAGAAAG GAAAAGACCTCCATTGGTATGCTCGTGATAAAAAATCAGAAAGTTCGAATTCGGATGCTTTGAAAGAAGAGATAAGAAGAATCAAGGAGGAAGAGGAGCAGGCCATGAGAGAGGCTCTCGGTTTAGCTCCTAAGCGTGCAACAAAAATTCTAGGGAATCGACTAGataaacatgaattttcagAACTGGTTAAACGAAGCTCAACAGCAGAAGACTTGGGAGCTGGCCATGCTGAAGCAGCTCAAGTTCAGGGACTTGGTTTTTCTAG AGGGCATCGCCCTGCAGCGGAGTCTGATTTGCCATCTAATCTGAAGTCTGAAGGGGTTGAAATGGTCGTCTCTCAGCCGACTTTATCTTCAAGGAATAATGAAGTGTCAGATTATCAAAGTagcgaaaagaaaagaaagcgtGAGGAGAACCGGGATAAACATGGCAAGGAGAGGAACCGGGAGCAACGCGAGGGGCGCCATAAGCAACATTCTCGCGATTCAGACGACCATAGTAAGCATAAGAAAGACAAGGGAAAGAGAAGGCATGACTCCTACTGA
- the LOC140989534 gene encoding pleiotropic drug resistance protein 2-like, producing the protein MALPPDDMAAARSLSRHSTSRRISFASVSTRSWASASVREAFTATGQDVFQRSGRDHDDHEELMWAAIERLPTVDRVRKGILEQVMDDGKVVREEVDFSNLGIQDKKHLTEYILKAVEDNERFLHRLRDRTDRVGIDIPKVEVRFEHLSVEGDAFAGSRALPTLLNSTLNVIEGIFENLRILPSTKRAVKILHDVNGIVKPSRMTLLLGPPGAGKTVLLKALAGKLDTDLRLSGRISYCGHEMSEFIPQRTCSYISQHDLHHGEMTVRETLNFSGRCLGVGTRYDLLAELSRREKEAGIKPDPQIDAFMKAISVPGQEPSLVTDYALKILGLDICADIMVGDEMRRGISGGQKKRLTTGEMLVGPAKVYFMDEISTGLDSSTTFQIVKYMRHMVQIMDVTMIISLLQPAPETFELFDDIVLLSEGQIVYQGPRENILEFFESVGFKCPERKGVADFLQEVTSVKDQKQYWFNKDEPYRYISVAEFVERFSSFHVGLKLFDELCIPYDKTKAHPAALVTDRYGISNMELFKACMSREWLLIKRNAFLYIFKTFQITVMSIIAFTVFFRTEMKYGQLADGGKFYGALFFSLINVMFNGTAELALTIVRLPVFFKQRDALFYPAWAFSLPIWLLRIPLSLMESLIWIVLTYYTIGFAPAASRFFRQLLAFFALHQMALSLFRFIAALGRTQVVANTLGTFTLLLVFVLGGFIIAKDDIKPWMIWGYYVSPMMYGQNAIAINEFLDERWGSLNNDTRFSQPTVGKVLLKTRGMFTEEYMYWVCVIALFAFSILFNICFIVALTYLNPFGDSKSIITDEKTKDKNKKNTASNSSSTTDEGIDMLTRNKSGNKSSEEAIKKRGMVLPFTPLSLAFNHVNYYVDMPAEMKSKGMEETRLQLLREVNGAFRPGVLTALVGVSGAGKTTLMDVLAGRKTGGYIEGSISISGYPKNQSTFARISGYCEQTDIHSPFVTVYESIVYSAWLRLSPDVSKEARKMFVEEVMELIELNPLRDALVGLPGVDGLSTEQRKRLTIAVELVANPSIIFMDEPTSGLDARAAAIVMRTVRNTVDTGRTVVCTIHQPSIDIFEAFDELLLLKRGGQAIYAGPLGRHSCLLVEHFQSVPGVPEIKEGQNPATWMLEVSTPAMEAQLNVDFAEIYAGSELHRRNQELIKELSTPAPGSHDLYFPTQYSQSFITQCKACFWKQHLSYWRNPKYNSIRFFMTTVIGIIFGVIFWDKGQKMSKQQDLMNLLGAMYAAVMFLGGTNTSAVQAVVAVERTVFYREKAAGMYSPLPYAFAQVAIETIYIAIQTFIYSLLLYSMIGFHWRPDKFFWFYFFVFMCFVYFTAYGMMLVSLTPNYMIAAILMSFFLSFWNLFSGFLIPRTEIPIWWRWYYWGSPVAWTIYGLVTSQVGDKTSPLEVPGIAVDVPLKDYLDSSLGFKYDFLGAVAGAHVGWTILFCLVFAYGIKYLNFQRR; encoded by the exons ATGGCTCTTCCTCCGGATGACATGGCAGCAGCAAGGTCCCTAAGCCGACATTCGACTAGCAGGCGGATCAGTTTCGCATCAGTCAGCACCAGAAGTTGGGCTTCTGCTAGTGTTAGGGAAGCATTCACCGCAACAGGGCAGGATGTCTTTCAGAGAAGTGGGAGAGATCATGACGATCATGAGGAGCTTATGTGGGCTGCCATAGAGAGGCTACCGACCGTCGATCGTGTGAGAAAAGGTATTCTAGAGCAAGTGATGGATGATGGAAAGGTTGTCCGTGAGGAGGTAGATTTTTCTAATCTTGGAATTCAAGATAAGAAGCATCTCACAGAATACATTCTCAAAGCTGTGGAAGATAATGAGAGGTTTTTGCACAGGCTAAGGGATCGAACAGATAG GGTGGGAATCGACATTCCTAAAGTAGAAGTTCGGTTCGAGCATCTTTCAGTAGAAGGTGATGCATTTGCTGGATCAAGGGCACTTCCCACTCTGCTGAACTCTACTTTGAATGTGATCGAG GGGATTTTTGAAAACCTAAGGATTCTCCCTTCGACGAAGAGGGCTGTCAAGATTCTTCATGATGTTAATGGGATTGTAAAACCTTCGAG GATGACCCTGCTCCTTGGACCTCCAGGCGCTGGGAAAACTGTATTACTAAAGGCGCTTGCTGGAAAGCTAGACACAGATCTCAGG CTTAGTGGACGAATTTCGTATTGTGGCCATGAAATGTCTGAATTCATTCCCCAAAGAACTTGTTCATATATTAGCCAGCACGACCTTCACCATGGAGAGATGACTGTTAGAGAGACGTTAAACTTTTCGGGACGCTGCTTAGGGGTTGGAACCAGATATGACCTCCTAGCAGAATTGTCAAGGAGAGAAAAGGAGGCAGGGATTAAACCTGATCCTCAAATTGATGCATTCATGAAAGCCATTTCAGTACCGGGTCAAGAACCCAGTCTCGTAACAGATTACGCTCTTAAG ATTCTTGGACTAGATATATGTGCTGATATAATGGTGGGAGACGAGATGAGAAGGGGAATCTCGGGTGGACAAAAGAAGCGGCTAACAACTG GAGAAATGTTGGTTGGACCAGCAAAAGTTTACTTCATGGATGAGATTTCAACTGGTCTCGATAGTTCCACAACTTTTCAAATTGTTAAGTACATGAGGCATATGGTTCAAATCATGGACGTGACAATGATAATCTCTCTTCTTCAGCCTGCGCCTGAAACTTTTGAACTTTTTGATGACATCGTTTTGCTTTCTGAAGGACAAATTGTCTATCAAGGTCCACGTGAAAACATTCTCGAATTTTTTGAGAGTGTCGGATTCAAGTGCCCTGAGAGGAAAGGAGTGGCAGATTTTTTACAAGAGGTTACGTCCGTTAAAGACCAAAAGCAATACTGGTTTAACAAAGATGAACCCTACAGATATATTTCAGTGGCTGAGTTTGTAGAGCGCTTCAGCTCTTTCCACGTGGGACTGAAGCTTTTTGATGAGCTGTGTATCCCTTATGATAAAACTAAAGCTCATCCTGCTGCATTGGTTACTGATAGATATGGAATATCCAATATGGAACTGTTCAAAGCATGCATGTCCAGGGAATGGCTCTTGATAAAACGCAACGCTTTTTTGTATATATTCAAGACATTCCAGATAACTGTGATGTCTATAATTGCCTTCACGGTATTCTTTAGAACAGAGATGAAATATGGTCAGCTAGCCGATGGAGGGAAATTTTATGGTGCACTCTTTTTTAGCCTCATCAATGTCATGTTTAATGGCACCGCAGAGCTCGCATTGACTATTGTTAGACTTCCTGTGTTCTTTAAACAACGGGATGCTTTGTTTTACCCTGCTTGGGCATTTTCTTTGCCAATTTGGCTTCTGAGGATTCCCCTTTCACTCATGGAATCATTGATATGGATCGTTCTTACTTATTATACCATTGGATTTGCTCCTGCTGCTAGTAG GTTTTTCCGCCAATTACTGGCATTTTTTGCACTGCATCAGATGGCTTTATCCCTTTTCCGATTTATTGCTGCACTTGGAAGAACGCAGGTTGTCGCAAACACTTTGGGTACCTTCACATTGCTACTGGTGTTTGTTCTTGGTGGTTTTATTATCGCAAAAG ATGACATTAAACCGTGGATGATTTGGGGCTATTACGTTTCTCCAATGATGTATGGCCAGAATGCTATAGCCATTAATGAATTTCTGGATGAGAGATGGGGCTCT CTGAACAACGATACAAGATTTTCTCAACCTACGGTTGGCAAGGTTCTTCTCAAAACTCGGGGCATGTTTACTGAGGAATATATGTATTGGGTTTGTGTCATTGCTCTCTTTGCCTTTTCTATTCTCTTCAACATCTGCTTCATTGTGGCACTGACATACCTGAATC CTTTCGGTGATTCAAAATCCATTATAACTGACGAGAAAACCAAGGATAAGAACAAGAAAAATACTGCATCCAATAGTAGTTCAACCACCGACGAAG GCATAGACATGCTCACGAGGAACAAGTCCGGAAACAAATCCTCGGAGGAGGCAATAAAGAAACGAGGAATGGTGCTTCCGTTCACCCCATTGTCTCTTGCGTTTAATCATGTGAACTACTATGTTGACATGCCTGCT GAAATGAAAAGCAAAGGCATGGAAGAAACTCGGCTTCAATTGTTGAGAGAGGTCAATGGAGCTTTCAGGCCTGGGGTCCTGACTGCATTAGTGGGCGTAAGTGGTGCTGGTAAGACAACATTGATGGATGTGTTGGCTGGAAGAAAAACAGGTGGATACATTGAAGGAAGTATTAGCATATCTGGTTATCCAAAAAATCAATCAACTTTTGCCCGTATCAGTGGCTATTGCGAACAAACCGACATCCATTCTCCGTTTGTCACTGTGTATGAATCAATTGTATACTCTGCTTGGTTACGGCTTTCACCTGACGTTAGCAAGGAAGCACGAAAG ATGTTCGTTGAGGAAGTGATGGAATTGATTGAGTTGAATCCACTGAGAGATGCTTTAGTTGGTCTTCCTGGGGTGGATGGTCTGTCAACAGAACAGCGAAAAAGACTTACCATAGCAGTAGAGCTGGTTGCTAACCCATCCATTATCTTCATGGATGAGCCTACATCAGGCCTCGATGCTAGAGCTGCTGCAATAGTTATGCGTACCGTGCGCAACACTGTAGATACTGGACGAACAGTTGTTTGCACAATTCATCAGCCTAGCATAGATATTTTTGAAGCTTTTGATGAG CTACTGTTACTTAAGAGAGGAGGACAAGCTATTTATGCGGGGCCTCTTGGTCGTCATTCTTGCCTTCTTGTAGAACATTTTCAA TCTGTACCCGGAGTTCCTGAGATCAAAGAAGGTCAGAATCCTGCAACTTGGATGCTGGAGGTCAGCACACCTGCCATGGAGGCTCAGCTTAATGTGGATTTTGCAGAAATTTATGCTGGCTCTGAACTACACCG GAGGAATCAAGAACTAATTAAAGAACTCAGCACCCCGGCTCCAGGGTCGCACGATCTATATTTCCCAACTCAATATTCACAGTCATTTATTACACAATGCAAAGCCTGCTTCTGGAAACAGCATTTATCTTATTGGAGGAATCCAAAGTATAACTCGATCAGGTTCTTTATGACAACCGTCATCGGGATCATATTTGGAGTCATATTTTGGGACAAAGGGCAGAAAAT GTCTAAACAACAAGACCTAATGAATCTGCTTGGTGCTATGTACGCCGCTGTTATGTTTCTTGGAGGAACCAATACTTCTGCGGTGCAGGCTGTGGTAGCAGTAGAGAGGACAGTCTTCTATCGCGAAAAGGCTGCCGGGATGTATTCTCCGTTGCCTTACGCATTTGCCCAG GTTGCCATAGAGACCATTTACATCGCTATCCAAACATTTATCTACAGCCTTCTTCTTTACTCCATGATTGGTTTCCACTGGCGACCTGACAAGTTCTTCTGGTTCTATTTCTTTGTATTCATGTGCTTTGTCTACTTTACTGCATACGGGATGATGCTTGTATCCCTCACTCCAAATTACATGATCGCTGCAATCCTCATGTCGTTTTTCCTCAGCTTTTGGAATTTGTTCTCCGGCTTCCTTATCCCAAGAACG GAAATTCCTATATGGTGGAGATGGTATTATTGGGGTTCTCCGGTCGCGTGGACTATATATGGTCTGGTCACGTCGCAGGTTGGGGACAAGACAAGTCCACTCGAAGTACCTGGAATTGCTGTTGATGTTCCACTCAAGGATTATCTTGATAGTTCTCTAGGCTTCAAGTATGACTTTCTTGGAGCTGTTGCTGGAGCACATGTCGGCTGGACGATCCTTTTCTGTCTCGTGTTCGCTTACGGGATCAAGTACTTGAACTTCCAAAGGAGGTAG
- the LOC140989215 gene encoding uncharacterized protein has translation MASLICNQNSHFYFPRKTNALPLSTNSHVAPSSSSRASQFSSKLKHRISRASSQDLPTELIEDSKFVPLNAEDEKYGPPALLLLGFQMEDSAEIKQLLKELDGEFLKIIFCTKDMLNLSLWQAVNAEQSNLEASMVASSLPRICFLSGLTGEEMMMFIDAFPECGLEPPVFAALVPNSADKPVTELIEEIMGDHQMLSARKTS, from the exons ATGGCTTCTTTAATCTGCAACCAAAATTCCCATTTCTACTTTCCCCGTAAAACTAATGCACTGCCATTATCTACAAACTCGCACGTCGCGCCTTCCTCTTCTTCACGGGCTTCTCAGTTCAGCTCCAAGCTTAAGCACAGAATCTCAAGAGCATCTTCTCAAG ATCTTCCCACGGAGTTGATAGAGGATTCCAAGTTTGTTCCCTTAAATGCTGAGGATGAAAAATATGGTCCACCA GCTTTGTTGTTATTGGGATTTCAGATGGAAGATTCAGCAGAG ATAAAACAACTTCTGAAAGAGTTGGATGGCGAGTTTCTCAAG ATTATCTTTTGCACTAAAGACATGCTTAATCTTTCGTTGTGGCAAGCTGTGAATGctgaacaatcaaatctggaaGCATCTATG GTTGCATCGTCACTGCCACGGATTTGCTTCCTATCAGGTCTTACTGGGGAGGAGATGATGATGTTTATCGACGCCTTTCCTGAATGTG GTTTAGAACCTCCAGTCTTTGCTGCTCTTGTTCCAAATAGTGCTGACAAACCTGTAACAGAATTAATCGAAGAGATTATGGGCGATCATCAGATGCTA TCTGCAAGGAAAACGAGCTAG
- the LOC140990255 gene encoding thioredoxin-like 3-2, chloroplastic isoform X2, producing the protein MEKLAWVKTTHNSRIPSPYYSNRLIDYQRKPISINETHIKFGIDFQPIKVQGLALQSSSYDEGSSIAQPGGESLQLSMNLEPISSESQFDIVVAEAQQLEESVVVMWMASWCRKCIYLKPKLEKLAAEYYPSIRFYAIDVNNVPHKLIVRAGVTRMPTIQLWRDGKKQSEVIGGHKAYLVVNEIREMIENENSL; encoded by the exons ATGGAAAAATTGGCGTGGGTCAAAACAACTCACAATTCAAGAATTCCATCACCCTACTATTCAAATCGCTTGATTGATTATCAGAGAAAACCCATTTCTATCAATGAAACACATATCAAGTTTGGAATTGACTTCCAGCCGATTAAGGTTCAGGGATTAGCATTACAGAGTAGCAGTTATGATGAAGGAAGCTCGATTGCACAACCGGGTGGGGAAAGCCTGCAGCTTTCGATGAATCTGGAGCCCATTTCCAGTGAATCCCAGTTCGATATAGTCGTTGCCGAGGCTCAACAGCTTGAAGAATCTGTTGTGGTTATGTG GATGGCAAGTTGGTGCCGGAAATGTATATATTTGAAACCAAAGCTGGAAAAATTAGCAGCTGAATATTATCCAAG TATTCGATTTTATGCAATTGATGTCAACAATGTTCCCCATAAGCTCATTGTTCGTGCTGGAGTTACT AGAATGCCCACAATCCAG CTTTGGAGGGATGGGAAGAAACAGTCGGAGGTGATTGGAGGCCACAAAGCTTATTTGGTAGTGAATGAGATTAGAGAAATGATAGAAAATGAAAATAGCTTGTAA
- the LOC140990255 gene encoding uncharacterized protein isoform X1 codes for MEKLAWVKTTHNSRIPSPYYSNRLIDYQRKPISINETHIKFGIDFQPIKVQGLALQSSSYDEGSSIAQPGGESLQLSMNLEPISSESQFDIVVAEAQQLEESVVVMWMASWCRKCIYLKPKLEKLAAEYYPSIRFYAIDVNNVPHKLIVRAGVTELFLPTYDFLCIYAYANFLEFDGKLFLSFHVSAPFDYKNLNRECPQSSFGGMGRNSRR; via the exons ATGGAAAAATTGGCGTGGGTCAAAACAACTCACAATTCAAGAATTCCATCACCCTACTATTCAAATCGCTTGATTGATTATCAGAGAAAACCCATTTCTATCAATGAAACACATATCAAGTTTGGAATTGACTTCCAGCCGATTAAGGTTCAGGGATTAGCATTACAGAGTAGCAGTTATGATGAAGGAAGCTCGATTGCACAACCGGGTGGGGAAAGCCTGCAGCTTTCGATGAATCTGGAGCCCATTTCCAGTGAATCCCAGTTCGATATAGTCGTTGCCGAGGCTCAACAGCTTGAAGAATCTGTTGTGGTTATGTG GATGGCAAGTTGGTGCCGGAAATGTATATATTTGAAACCAAAGCTGGAAAAATTAGCAGCTGAATATTATCCAAG TATTCGATTTTATGCAATTGATGTCAACAATGTTCCCCATAAGCTCATTGTTCGTGCTGGAGTTACT GAGCTGTTTTTGCCCACTTATGATTTTCTTTGTATCTATGCTTATGCGAACTTTCTGGAATTTGATGGAAAACTTTTTCTATCTTTCCATGTTTCTGCACCCTTTGACTACAAAAATCTGAACAGAGAATGCCCACAATCCAG CTTTGGAGGGATGGGAAGAAACAGTCGGAGGTGA
- the LOC140990632 gene encoding RNA pseudouridine synthase 5 isoform X1 — MLVCGKKMIRIGEPWPEFNDGICYRDTVGHSDAGESIIEYYSRKYKNSAPLHGWLQRIHNKQITVDGCVVTEPDTVLRSGAELAYHRLPWKEPDAPYVLEFLYEDDDVIALNKPSGLQVLPGGLFQQRTVLTQLQRHVATTSGCKEPHPVPVPVHRLGRGTSGILLCAKTKLAKSCLAAFFADGTAVLEICRKNDFRMKTRNITKQYRALVSGVIAEDEVTIDQPIGLVKYPGVAKGLYVASGSGKSALSKVNVLERDLLGNSTLVQVEIQSGRPHQIRIHLSFIGHPLIGDPLYCTGGQPKCVNHEIDECFAQDGGYQRPEKPVPGDCGYHLHAHRVVFPHPVTHEVIEVIAPLPSILRTQTESKAEDGM; from the exons ATGTTGGTATGTGGAAAAAAAATGATCCGAATTGGAGAGCCATGGCCGGAATTCAATGACGGCATATGCTACCGTGATACCGTCGGCCACTCCGATGCCG GTGAATCTATAATCGAATACTACTCCAGGAAGTACAAGAATTCCGCTCCTTTACACGG CTGGCTGCAAAGAATTCATAATAAGCAGATAACAGTAGATGGCTGCGTTGTCACAGAACCTGATACAGTTCTCAG AAGTGGTGCAGAGCTAGCATACCACCGTCTTCCTTGGAAAGAACCTGATGCTCCATACGTGCTGGAATTTTTGTACGAGGATGATGATGTG ATTGCTCTTAATAAACCCTCGGGATTACAAGTTCTGCCTGGAGGACTATTTCAGCAGCGAACTGTGTTGACACAACTCCAACGACATGTAGCAACCACATCAGGATGTAAGGAGCCCCATCCAGTTCCAGTTCCAGTTCATCGACTGGGGAGGGGCACATCTG GTATATTACTCTGTGCAAAGACGAAGCTCGCAAAATCTTGTCTTGCAGCTTTTTTCGCAGATGGGACGGCTGTTTTGGAGATCTGTAG GAAAAATGATTTCCGGATGAAAACAAGGAATATCACAAAGCAATATCGAGCCCTAGTAAGTGGGGTGATTGCTGAGGATGAG GTTACCATTGATCAGCCCATTGGGCTGGTGAAATATCCCGGTGTTGCGAAGGGATTATATGTCGCCTCTGGTTCCG GGAAATCAGCCTTGAGTAAAGTTAATGTTTTGGAGAGAGATTTACTGGGCAATTCCACATTGGTTCAG GTTGAAATTCAATCTGGAAGGCCACACCAAATTCGCATTCATCTCTCTTTCATTGGGCATCCACTCATAG GCGATCCTCTTTATTGTACAGGTGGGCAGCCAAAATGTGTCAATCATGAAATTGATGAGTGTTTTGCTCAAGACGG AGGTTATCAGAGACCTGAGAAACCTGTACCTGGAGACTGTGGGTACCATCTGCATGCACATCGTGTAGTTTTTCCCCATCCAGTGACACACGAG GTTATTGAAGTCATCGCGCCTCTCCCATCTATTCTACGGACACAGACAGAATCTAAAGCAGAAGATGGTATGTGA
- the LOC140990632 gene encoding RNA pseudouridine synthase 5 isoform X2, producing MLVCGKKMIRIGEPWPEFNDGICYRDTVGHSDAGESIIEYYSRKYKNSAPLHGWLQRIHNKQITVDGCVVTEPDTVLRSGAELAYHRLPWKEPDAPYVLEFLYEDDDVIALNKPSGLQVLPGGLFQQRTVLTQLQRHVATTSGCKEPHPVPVPVHRLGRGTSGILLCAKTKLAKSCLAAFFADGTAVLEICRKNDFRMKTRNITKQYRALVSGVIAEDEVTIDQPIGLVKYPGVAKGLYVASGSGKSALSKVNVLERDLLGNSTLVQAILFIVQVGSQNVSIMKLMSVLLKTEVIRDLRNLYLETVGTICMHIV from the exons ATGTTGGTATGTGGAAAAAAAATGATCCGAATTGGAGAGCCATGGCCGGAATTCAATGACGGCATATGCTACCGTGATACCGTCGGCCACTCCGATGCCG GTGAATCTATAATCGAATACTACTCCAGGAAGTACAAGAATTCCGCTCCTTTACACGG CTGGCTGCAAAGAATTCATAATAAGCAGATAACAGTAGATGGCTGCGTTGTCACAGAACCTGATACAGTTCTCAG AAGTGGTGCAGAGCTAGCATACCACCGTCTTCCTTGGAAAGAACCTGATGCTCCATACGTGCTGGAATTTTTGTACGAGGATGATGATGTG ATTGCTCTTAATAAACCCTCGGGATTACAAGTTCTGCCTGGAGGACTATTTCAGCAGCGAACTGTGTTGACACAACTCCAACGACATGTAGCAACCACATCAGGATGTAAGGAGCCCCATCCAGTTCCAGTTCCAGTTCATCGACTGGGGAGGGGCACATCTG GTATATTACTCTGTGCAAAGACGAAGCTCGCAAAATCTTGTCTTGCAGCTTTTTTCGCAGATGGGACGGCTGTTTTGGAGATCTGTAG GAAAAATGATTTCCGGATGAAAACAAGGAATATCACAAAGCAATATCGAGCCCTAGTAAGTGGGGTGATTGCTGAGGATGAG GTTACCATTGATCAGCCCATTGGGCTGGTGAAATATCCCGGTGTTGCGAAGGGATTATATGTCGCCTCTGGTTCCG GGAAATCAGCCTTGAGTAAAGTTAATGTTTTGGAGAGAGATTTACTGGGCAATTCCACATTGGTTCAG GCGATCCTCTTTATTGTACAGGTGGGCAGCCAAAATGTGTCAATCATGAAATTGATGAGTGTTTTGCTCAAGACGG AGGTTATCAGAGACCTGAGAAACCTGTACCTGGAGACTGTGGGTACCATCTGCATGCACATCGTGTAG
- the LOC140990632 gene encoding RNA pseudouridine synthase 5 isoform X3 — protein MLVCGKKMIRIGEPWPEFNDGICYRDTVGHSDAGESIIEYYSRKYKNSAPLHGWLQRIHNKQITVDGCVVTEPDTVLRSGAELAYHRLPWKEPDAPYVLEFLYEDDDVIALNKPSGLQVLPGGLFQQRTVLTQLQRHVATTSGCKEPHPVPVPVHRLGRGTSGILLCAKTKLAKSCLAAFFADGTAVLEICRKNDFRMKTRNITKQYRALVSGVIAEDEVTIDQPIGLVKYPGVAKGLYVASGSGKSALSKVNVLERDLLGNSTLVQVEIQSGRPHQIRIHLSFIGHPLIGNFKNFELFFEKQIQL, from the exons ATGTTGGTATGTGGAAAAAAAATGATCCGAATTGGAGAGCCATGGCCGGAATTCAATGACGGCATATGCTACCGTGATACCGTCGGCCACTCCGATGCCG GTGAATCTATAATCGAATACTACTCCAGGAAGTACAAGAATTCCGCTCCTTTACACGG CTGGCTGCAAAGAATTCATAATAAGCAGATAACAGTAGATGGCTGCGTTGTCACAGAACCTGATACAGTTCTCAG AAGTGGTGCAGAGCTAGCATACCACCGTCTTCCTTGGAAAGAACCTGATGCTCCATACGTGCTGGAATTTTTGTACGAGGATGATGATGTG ATTGCTCTTAATAAACCCTCGGGATTACAAGTTCTGCCTGGAGGACTATTTCAGCAGCGAACTGTGTTGACACAACTCCAACGACATGTAGCAACCACATCAGGATGTAAGGAGCCCCATCCAGTTCCAGTTCCAGTTCATCGACTGGGGAGGGGCACATCTG GTATATTACTCTGTGCAAAGACGAAGCTCGCAAAATCTTGTCTTGCAGCTTTTTTCGCAGATGGGACGGCTGTTTTGGAGATCTGTAG GAAAAATGATTTCCGGATGAAAACAAGGAATATCACAAAGCAATATCGAGCCCTAGTAAGTGGGGTGATTGCTGAGGATGAG GTTACCATTGATCAGCCCATTGGGCTGGTGAAATATCCCGGTGTTGCGAAGGGATTATATGTCGCCTCTGGTTCCG GGAAATCAGCCTTGAGTAAAGTTAATGTTTTGGAGAGAGATTTACTGGGCAATTCCACATTGGTTCAG GTTGAAATTCAATCTGGAAGGCCACACCAAATTCGCATTCATCTCTCTTTCATTGGGCATCCACTCATAG GgaattttaaaaactttgaaCTGTTTTTCGAGAAACAAATTCAACTATAA